The following coding sequences lie in one Anaerolineae bacterium genomic window:
- a CDS encoding TetR/AcrR family transcriptional regulator, which translates to MPRTAAQNKQIRQTRTQQILEAARKVFAEQGFHNTRMSDIAQAIGSSQGTLYHYYRSKDELFLAVLNVWNEQIEAIVKQLPQSDAHVTDKFWLVNQLAVSFFETGEDLLPVLVEYWAYLLHNPAAAAGFKEFFLVMQQSFKDIIREGIAAGEFKPVDVELASALPLIILDGVTLLTAILGQNLMQPAEQVKLAQQLVFEGFLTKPEATA; encoded by the coding sequence ATGCCTCGTACCGCAGCGCAAAACAAACAAATCCGCCAGACGCGAACCCAACAAATCCTTGAAGCGGCCCGAAAGGTTTTTGCCGAACAAGGTTTCCACAACACCCGCATGTCCGACATCGCTCAGGCCATTGGCTCCAGCCAGGGCACGCTGTACCACTACTATCGCAGCAAAGATGAGCTTTTTCTGGCGGTGCTCAACGTTTGGAACGAACAAATTGAAGCCATTGTCAAACAATTGCCGCAAAGCGACGCCCATGTAACGGATAAATTCTGGCTGGTCAATCAACTGGCGGTGAGCTTTTTTGAAACCGGCGAAGATTTACTGCCCGTTCTGGTGGAATATTGGGCCTACCTCCTGCACAATCCTGCCGCTGCAGCCGGTTTTAAGGAGTTTTTCCTGGTTATGCAACAGTCGTTCAAAGACATCATCCGGGAGGGCATTGCCGCCGGAGAATTTAAGCCCGTTGACGTTGAACTGGCTTCGGCCCTGCCCCTGATCATCTTGGACGGCGTCACCTTGCTGACCGCCATTCTCGGCCAAAACTTGATGCAGCCGGCTGAACAAGTCAAACTCGCGCAGCAGCTTGTGTTTGAGGGGTTCCTGACCAAACCGGAGGCGACGGCATGA
- a CDS encoding ABC transporter permease, translating into MRAFWAIAHNEMAQLYRDMWYLFLLTIGGMASLIIMAYTMSADIERVETLMVDLDQSRESRRFIQALQNDTFFALNFMAGRRAAEQHLQEGTARVVIIIPADYGQRLNRGETVQVQALIDGSIPNIAEPARAHLSALTRRLAQDVLVEQLTRQGMAAAASPAFQPRVRYNAALKTIVSVIPGMMGIVLSISAVGAASALGRERERGTFEMLICTPLGRWPLLLGRVCPYVLIGLLDVILFAAIGHFIFNMPLRGNLVLFVLLSCAYLFAITSTGVLIAQFVQTQHAAMIITFMLFGIAPAYLSDIFFPVFTMPAWLQQESALMPATHFTAIARGIFLKGVGWQALWPNTLALLLTGMVMSTLAYLRFQKKLG; encoded by the coding sequence ATGAGGGCCTTTTGGGCAATTGCGCACAACGAAATGGCGCAGCTTTACCGCGATATGTGGTACCTGTTTTTGCTGACCATCGGCGGGATGGCCTCGCTCATTATTATGGCCTATACCATGTCGGCCGATATTGAGCGGGTGGAAACGCTGATGGTAGACCTGGACCAAAGCCGTGAGAGCCGCCGCTTTATCCAGGCCCTGCAAAACGACACCTTTTTTGCTCTCAATTTTATGGCCGGCCGCCGGGCCGCCGAGCAACACTTGCAGGAAGGCACGGCTCGCGTGGTCATCATCATCCCGGCTGATTACGGCCAACGTCTCAACCGGGGCGAAACGGTTCAGGTGCAAGCCCTCATTGACGGCAGCATCCCCAATATCGCCGAGCCGGCCCGCGCCCATCTCTCGGCCCTGACCCGTCGTTTGGCGCAGGACGTGCTGGTTGAACAGTTGACCCGGCAGGGAATGGCCGCTGCCGCGTCGCCGGCGTTTCAGCCTCGCGTGCGTTACAACGCCGCGCTCAAAACCATTGTCAGCGTAATACCGGGCATGATGGGCATTGTGCTGTCCATTTCGGCGGTGGGGGCAGCCTCGGCCCTGGGCCGCGAGCGAGAACGGGGCACGTTTGAAATGCTCATCTGCACGCCGTTGGGTCGCTGGCCGCTGCTGCTGGGCCGGGTTTGCCCTTACGTGCTCATCGGCCTGCTCGACGTGATCCTGTTTGCCGCCATTGGCCACTTTATTTTTAACATGCCCCTGCGCGGCAACCTGGTTTTGTTTGTTCTGTTGAGTTGCGCCTATCTTTTTGCCATCACCAGCACCGGCGTGCTGATTGCCCAATTTGTGCAAACGCAACACGCGGCAATGATTATCACCTTTATGTTGTTTGGCATTGCTCCGGCCTATCTATCCGACATCTTTTTTCCGGTTTTTACCATGCCTGCTTGGCTACAACAGGAATCGGCCCTGATGCCCGCCACGCACTTTACTGCCATTGCGCGAGGCATTTTTCTCAAGGGCGTTGGCTGGCAAGCTTTGTGGCCAAACACGCTAGCCCTGCTGCTCACCGGCATGGTGATGAGTACGCTAGCTTATCTACGCTTCCAGAAGAAGTTGGGGTGA
- a CDS encoding ABC transporter permease, protein ALQFLRYRLLLIFVVAFPIWNLTSVAQMVSRGIMHIPTAVYDQNQSRTSRELVTMLTNSDVFEVNDYASNQAELNELLERGTAKVGLIIPPTFSRDVERQTATVQVLLDGSETSTALIAQAYLEGMAYVYVQRVLAGATVLPGELAQIDTRARTWFNEDMRREVFQLPGEMAGGLAMLSVLLPALAIIKEREEGTLEQLFVTPLRSFELVIGKSLLTLVIAYLAFLGMLSLNVLHFAVPLRGSLALLLVLTGLYIFVEMGWGLLISATARTQGQGFLGAFIIVILEVILSGQVLPVEYMPRAAQVIGYLMPNRHYTTIVRNIMLKGSTLADLWPQLIALGVVGLVLYMLAVNRLQKRLE, encoded by the coding sequence AGCCCTGCAATTTCTGCGATACCGCCTGCTACTGATTTTTGTGGTAGCGTTTCCCATCTGGAATCTGACCTCGGTGGCCCAGATGGTTTCGCGGGGAATTATGCACATTCCCACTGCAGTGTACGACCAAAATCAAAGCCGGACCAGCCGAGAGTTGGTGACCATGCTCACCAACTCCGACGTTTTTGAGGTCAATGATTACGCCAGCAACCAGGCCGAACTGAATGAACTACTAGAACGAGGCACGGCCAAAGTGGGCCTGATCATTCCCCCCACTTTTAGCCGGGATGTGGAAAGGCAGACGGCCACGGTGCAAGTACTGCTGGATGGCAGCGAAACCTCCACCGCCCTCATCGCCCAGGCCTACCTGGAAGGCATGGCCTACGTGTACGTTCAGCGGGTGCTGGCCGGGGCAACGGTTCTGCCAGGCGAATTGGCCCAGATTGATACCCGCGCCCGCACTTGGTTCAACGAAGACATGCGCCGCGAAGTTTTTCAACTGCCCGGCGAAATGGCCGGGGGCCTGGCCATGTTGTCCGTGCTCCTGCCGGCTCTGGCCATCATCAAAGAACGCGAAGAAGGCACGCTGGAACAACTCTTTGTCACCCCGCTGCGTTCCTTTGAACTGGTCATCGGCAAAAGCCTGCTCACGCTGGTCATTGCCTATCTAGCGTTTTTGGGGATGCTGAGTTTGAACGTGCTGCATTTTGCGGTGCCGCTGCGCGGGTCGCTGGCGCTGCTGCTGGTCCTGACCGGTTTGTACATTTTTGTCGAGATGGGCTGGGGTTTGCTCATTTCGGCTACGGCCAGAACTCAGGGCCAGGGATTCTTAGGGGCGTTCATCATTGTTATCCTCGAAGTTATCCTCTCCGGCCAGGTTTTGCCGGTGGAGTATATGCCACGCGCCGCTCAGGTTATTGGGTACTTGATGCCCAATCGCCACTATACCACCATTGTCCGCAACATCATGCTCAAAGGTTCTACCCTGGCCGACCTGTGGCCCCAACTGATCGCGCTGGGTGTAGTGGGTCTTGTGCTCTATATGCTGGCGGTGAATCGCCTGCAAAAAAGGTTGGAGTAA